In Campylobacter concisus, a genomic segment contains:
- a CDS encoding phage tail protein → MVLNLGGFKFRWEQTNSIDTQTDFGISEQERIQNYPALFSANLGSSALNIEGQTLPYNGDKQGALKPLYALAALRQSLPLTNGNGKYFGRFVIVKISEKQAIFTPNGAFFTQSFSLELKRDFSS, encoded by the coding sequence ATGGTGCTAAATCTTGGTGGGTTTAAATTTAGATGGGAGCAAACTAATAGTATTGATACTCAAACAGACTTTGGTATAAGCGAACAAGAGCGTATACAAAACTATCCAGCCTTATTTAGTGCAAATTTAGGAAGCAGCGCACTTAATATAGAGGGTCAAACGCTGCCATATAACGGTGACAAACAAGGCGCATTAAAACCACTTTATGCCTTAGCTGCCTTACGTCAAAGCTTGCCACTTACAAATGGAAATGGTAAATATTTTGGTCGCTTTGTTATAGTAAAAATCAGTGAAAAACAAGCGATTTTCACTCCAAATGGAGCATTTTTTACGCAAAGTTTTTCACTAGAGCTAAAGCGAGACTTTAGCTCATGA